A window of the Megalopta genalis isolate 19385.01 chromosome 2, iyMegGena1_principal, whole genome shotgun sequence genome harbors these coding sequences:
- the HDAC4 gene encoding histone deacetylase 4 isoform X10, with translation MQGTVNVGGNRMSSEQPRASAVATTEDVGYRSVEIASAFTHLPQKEMARDTPGSPMSRPRDLVGGVGGATATLTPNVYHTASGDPTTATLHGHALQQKILEPPASGPRASRCSGARSKTRGSVFFQLQQQHQLQQQILRQQYQAQERQLIELHEQQMHQLKVWEQQKQLEEQRREKERLEALRKKDKHDHSAIASTEVKQRLQSFLVNKKQREAAAAANGAIPGTPGYRSWLQPQSESAGTANASHPYRMPQMLQEKFADDFPLRKTDSSSNPESGPNSPPTVGNSQASPTAGGNAAAIQEESENTPYGGPLTSGSQQGSLSDLSLFSSPSMPNISLGRPHVPSGGNTTGTKLATVSEAEVRAAFTARLGMPLTGQMLPGTLPFYPSLTVIEGESGNSGYVHKQMQNMEHPSVTNRQHPQAAVYHSAAAAAAAAAAAAAATSASPITDTQVAHARLQKAGHRPLGSRTQSAPLPLGHPMLQGGMMAPQTHYEEYLAEKQLHDQQQAHNYLKQQIRQTVLTRVGSRGQANQLDEAPESEESEVIDLTGGKKDLQEESEISKQQRDREQFLQQQRDLMMRHTLQISNESTAYSGNGSSGGGGGGGGGGGGGPGSGKNSQSCARPLSRALSSPLVHLGPQSGGELFARSSSHRPTTGLAYDPLMLKHACVCGETVRGHPEHGGRLQSVWARLSETGLLQRCDRIRSRKATLEEIQTCHSEAHALLFGTNPMNRQKLDVSKLSQLPIKSFVRLPCGGVGVDSDTTWNELNTAPAARMAVGCVVDLAFKTVMGDIKNGFAVVRPPGHHAETNQAMGFCFFNSVAIAARLLQQKLDVRKIMILDWDVHHGNGTQQMFYDDPRVLYLSIHRHDEGNFFPGTGGSTECGAGEGLGYNVNIAWSGGLNPPMGDAEYLAAFRTIVMPIAKAFDPSIVLVSAGFDAAVGHAAPLGGYKVSPACFGKMTQQLLGLADGKVVLALEGGYDLAAICDSAQECVRALLGDEPSQLREEELTRIPCQNAIDTLQKTIAVQMSHWPCVKVNAHTVSMSAIEAGQKERDETETVSAMASLSMQQPTNLTTTSEHSREVYEEPMEQDDGK, from the exons AAGACGTGGGCTATAGAAGCGTCGAGATCGCGTCCGCGTTTACGCATTTGCCGCAAAAGG AAATGGCCAGGGACACGCCGGGCTCACCCATGTCTAGGCCGCGGGACTTGGTCGGCGGAGTTGGCGGTGCTACGGCCACCTTGACACCCAACGTCTATCACACCGCCTCCGGCGATCCAACCACGGCCACCCTCCACGGTCACGCGCTCCAGCAAAAGATACTAGAG CCGCCGGCCAGCGGACCGCGTGCGTCCCGTTGTTCCGGAGCACGGAGTAAAACCCGCGGATCCGTGTTCTTCCAGCTGCAACAACAACACCAGCTACAGCAACAGATCCTGCGGCAACAGTATCAGGCGCAGGAGCGCCAGCTGATCGAGCTCCACGAACAACAGATGCACCAATTAAAG GTCTGGGAACAGCAGAAGCAACTGGAAGAACAACGAAGGGAGAAGGAGCGGCTCGAGGCGCTCAGGAAGAAGGACAAGCACGATCACAGCGCGATCGCGTCGACGGAGGTCAAGCAACGGCTTCAG AGCTTCCTCGTGAACAAGAAGCAGAGGGAGGCCGCCGCGGCCGCGAACGGTGCCATACCCGGCACGCCCGGATACAGAAGCTG GTTGCAACCGCAGTCGGAATCGGCGGGTACCGCGAACGCCTCGCACCCCTATCGAATGCCGCAGATGCTCCAGGAAAAGTTCGCCGACGATTTCCCTCTTCGTAAAACAG ATTCTAGCAGCAATCCGGAGTCAGGGCCTAACTCACCGCCGACCGTGGGCAACTCGCAGGCGAGTCCAACCGCTGGAGGAAACGCGGCGGCCATACAAGAA GAAAGCGAAAACACCCCCTACGGCGGACCTCTCACCAGCGGCAGTCAGCAAGGCAGCCTCTCGGACCTCTCGCTGTTCAGCTCGCCGTCCATGCCAAATATTTCTCTCGGTAGACCTCATGTTCCGTCCGGTGGCAACACG ACCGGCACTAAGTTGGCGACCGTCTCGGAGGCAGAGGTGAGGGCAGCGTTCACCGCGAGGCTAGGAATGCCGCTGACCGGGCAGATGTTACCCGGCACGTTGCCGTTCTACCCGTCGCTAACGGTGATCGAGGGTGAATCGGGGAATTCTGGCTACGTGCACAAGCAAATGCAGAATATGGAGCACCCGTCGGTGACGAACAGGCAACACCCGCAAGCGGCGGTTTACCACAGCGCCgcggctgcggctgcggctgctgcggcggcggctgcggccACGTCCGCGTCGCCGATCACGGACACGCAAGTAGCGCACGCGAGACTGCAAAAGGCTGGTCACCGGCCTTTAGGTA GCAGGACGCAGTCCGCCCCGTTGCCGTTGGGTCACCCGATGCTACAGGGCGGCATGATGGCGCCGCAGACCCACTACGAGGAGTACCTGGCGGAGAAGCAGCTGCACGACCAGCAGCAAGCGCACAACTACCTGAAACAGCAGATACGTCAGACTGTGTTGACCCGGGTGGGGTCTCGGGGTCAGGCGAACCAGCTGGACGAGGCTCCCGAGTCCGAGGAGTCCGAGGTGATAGACCTGACGGGCGGAAAGAAGGATCTGCAGGAGGAAAGCGAGATCTCCAAGCAGCAGCGTGACCGCGAACAGTTTCTACAGCAGCAGAGGGACCTCATGATGAGGCATACCCTTCAGATCTCGAACGAGTCCACGGCCTACAGCGGGAACGGCAGTAGCGGGGGCGGTGGTGGAGGCGGGGGCGGAGGTGGCGGAGGACCTGGAAGCGGGAAAAACAGTCAGTCGTGCGCCAGACCTCTGTCCAGGGCGCTTTCGAGTCCGCTTGTTCACTTGG GTCCTCAGTCTGGAGGCGAGCTGTTCGCCCGATCCTCCTCTCACCGACCCACCACCGGATTGGCCTACGACCCGCTAATGCTGAAACACGCGTGCGTCTGCGGAGAAACGGTGCGCGGCCATCCGGAGCACGGTGGCAGACTGCAGAGTGTCTGGGCTAGACTCTCGGAGACCGGTCTGCTTCAACGATGCGACCGGATCCGATCGCGCAAGGCAACCCTCGAAGAGATACAGACGTGCCACAGCGAGGCGCACGCGCTTCTCTTCG GGACGAATCCGATGAATCGACAAAAGTTGGACGTCTCGAAGCTCTCTCAACTGCCGATCAAGAGTTTCGTTCGGTTGCCTTGCGGCGGAGTGGGCGTCGATTCGGACACCACGTGGAACGAACTGAATACCGCGCCGGCCGCCAGAATGGCAGTAGGCTGCGTGGTCGACCTGGCCTTCAAAACAGTCATGGGCGACATTAAGAACGGCTTCGCGGTCGTGCGACCACCGGGACACCACGCCGAAACCAATCAGGCTATGGGTTTCTGCTTCTTCAATTCGGTCGCTATCGCCGCGAGGTTGCTCCAGCAAAAGCTAGACGTTCGGAAAATCATGATATTGGATTGG GACGTCCACCATGGGAACGGAACGCAGCAGATGTTCTACGACGATCCGCGAGTTTTGTACCTGTCGATACACAGGCACGACGAAGGTAACTTCTTCCCGGGCACCGGCGGGTCCACCGAGTGCGGCGCCGGCGAGGGACTCGGATACAACGTGAACATCGCCTGGTCCGGCGGCCTGAACCCGCCGATGGGAGACGCCGAGTATCTCGCCGCGTTCCGCACGATCGTGATGCCGATCGCCAAGGCGTTCGACCCGAGCATCGTGCTCGTCTCGGCGGGATTCGACGCGGCCGTCGGCCATGCCGCGCCCCTCGGCGGCTACAAGGTCAGCCCGGCCTGCTTCGGCAAGATGACGCAACAGCTTCTCGGCCTGGCGGACGGCAAAGTCGTGCTCGCCCTCGAAGGCGGCTACGATTTGGCCGCCATCTGCGACTCCGCGCAGGAATGCGTGCGGGCGCTGCTCGGCGACGAGCCTAGCCAACTTCGGGAAGAAGAGCTCACCAGGATTCCTTGCCAAAACGCGATCGACACGCTCCAAAAAACTATCGCCGTCCAG ATGTCGCACTGGCCTTGCGTTAAGGTGAACGCTCACACGGTGTCGATGAGCGCGATCGAAGCCGGCCAGAAGGAACGCGACGAAACGGAGACGGTCTCCGCGATGGCCTCTCTATCCATGCAACAGCCTACCAATTTAAC GACCACCTCAGAACATTCCCGCGAAGTCTATGAGGAGCCCATGGAACAGGACGACGGCAAATGA
- the HDAC4 gene encoding histone deacetylase 4 isoform X1 — protein sequence MQGTVNVGGNRMSSEQPRASAVATTEDVGYRSVEIASAFTHLPQKEMARDTPGSPMSRPRDLVGGVGGATATLTPNVYHTASGDPTTATLHGHALQQKILEPPASGPRASRCSGARSKTRGSVFFQLQQQHQLQQQILRQQYQAQERQLIELHEQQMHQLKVWEQQKQLEEQRREKERLEALRKKDKHDHSAIASTEVKQRLQSFLVNKKQREAAAAANGAIPGTPGYRSWLQPQSESAGTANASHPYRMPQMLQEKFADDFPLRKTASEPNLLKVRLKQRVERNMAASRNSPLTARRKDRLLSHLKRKSLLANSSSNPESGPNSPPTVGNSQASPTAGGNAAAIQEESENTPYGGPLTSGSQQGSLSDLSLFSSPSMPNISLGRPHVPSGGNTTGTKLATVSEAEVRAAFTARLGMPLTGQMLPGTLPFYPSLTVIEGESGNSGYVHKQMQNMEHPSVTNRQHPQAAVYHSAAAAAAAAAAAAAATSASPITDTQVAHARLQKAGHRPLGSRTQSAPLPLGHPMLQGGMMAPQTHYEEYLAEKQLHDQQQAHNYLKQQIRQTVLTRVGSRGQANQLDEAPESEESEVIDLTGGKKDLQEESEISKQQRDREQFLQQQRDLMMRHTLQISNESTAYSGNGSSGGGGGGGGGGGGGPGSGKNSQSCARPLSRALSSPLVHLGPQSGGELFARSSSHRPTTGLAYDPLMLKHACVCGETVRGHPEHGGRLQSVWARLSETGLLQRCDRIRSRKATLEEIQTCHSEAHALLFGTNPMNRQKLDVSKLSQLPIKSFVRLPCGGVGVDSDTTWNELNTAPAARMAVGCVVDLAFKTVMGDIKNGFAVVRPPGHHAETNQAMGFCFFNSVAIAARLLQQKLDVRKIMILDWDVHHGNGTQQMFYDDPRVLYLSIHRHDEGNFFPGTGGSTECGAGEGLGYNVNIAWSGGLNPPMGDAEYLAAFRTIVMPIAKAFDPSIVLVSAGFDAAVGHAAPLGGYKVSPACFGKMTQQLLGLADGKVVLALEGGYDLAAICDSAQECVRALLGDEPSQLREEELTRIPCQNAIDTLQKTIAVQMSHWPCVKVNAHTVSMSAIEAGQKERDETETVSAMASLSMQQPTNLTTTSEHSREVYEEPMEQDDGK from the exons AAGACGTGGGCTATAGAAGCGTCGAGATCGCGTCCGCGTTTACGCATTTGCCGCAAAAGG AAATGGCCAGGGACACGCCGGGCTCACCCATGTCTAGGCCGCGGGACTTGGTCGGCGGAGTTGGCGGTGCTACGGCCACCTTGACACCCAACGTCTATCACACCGCCTCCGGCGATCCAACCACGGCCACCCTCCACGGTCACGCGCTCCAGCAAAAGATACTAGAG CCGCCGGCCAGCGGACCGCGTGCGTCCCGTTGTTCCGGAGCACGGAGTAAAACCCGCGGATCCGTGTTCTTCCAGCTGCAACAACAACACCAGCTACAGCAACAGATCCTGCGGCAACAGTATCAGGCGCAGGAGCGCCAGCTGATCGAGCTCCACGAACAACAGATGCACCAATTAAAG GTCTGGGAACAGCAGAAGCAACTGGAAGAACAACGAAGGGAGAAGGAGCGGCTCGAGGCGCTCAGGAAGAAGGACAAGCACGATCACAGCGCGATCGCGTCGACGGAGGTCAAGCAACGGCTTCAG AGCTTCCTCGTGAACAAGAAGCAGAGGGAGGCCGCCGCGGCCGCGAACGGTGCCATACCCGGCACGCCCGGATACAGAAGCTG GTTGCAACCGCAGTCGGAATCGGCGGGTACCGCGAACGCCTCGCACCCCTATCGAATGCCGCAGATGCTCCAGGAAAAGTTCGCCGACGATTTCCCTCTTCGTAAAACAG CCTCGGAGCCGAACCTGCTGAAGGTGCGACTTAAGCAACGCGTGGAGAGGAACATGGCTGCGTCGAGAAACTCGCCCCTGACGGCACGCCGGAAGGATCGCCTGCTGTCGCACCTCAAACGGAAGTCACTATTAGCAA ATTCTAGCAGCAATCCGGAGTCAGGGCCTAACTCACCGCCGACCGTGGGCAACTCGCAGGCGAGTCCAACCGCTGGAGGAAACGCGGCGGCCATACAAGAA GAAAGCGAAAACACCCCCTACGGCGGACCTCTCACCAGCGGCAGTCAGCAAGGCAGCCTCTCGGACCTCTCGCTGTTCAGCTCGCCGTCCATGCCAAATATTTCTCTCGGTAGACCTCATGTTCCGTCCGGTGGCAACACG ACCGGCACTAAGTTGGCGACCGTCTCGGAGGCAGAGGTGAGGGCAGCGTTCACCGCGAGGCTAGGAATGCCGCTGACCGGGCAGATGTTACCCGGCACGTTGCCGTTCTACCCGTCGCTAACGGTGATCGAGGGTGAATCGGGGAATTCTGGCTACGTGCACAAGCAAATGCAGAATATGGAGCACCCGTCGGTGACGAACAGGCAACACCCGCAAGCGGCGGTTTACCACAGCGCCgcggctgcggctgcggctgctgcggcggcggctgcggccACGTCCGCGTCGCCGATCACGGACACGCAAGTAGCGCACGCGAGACTGCAAAAGGCTGGTCACCGGCCTTTAGGTA GCAGGACGCAGTCCGCCCCGTTGCCGTTGGGTCACCCGATGCTACAGGGCGGCATGATGGCGCCGCAGACCCACTACGAGGAGTACCTGGCGGAGAAGCAGCTGCACGACCAGCAGCAAGCGCACAACTACCTGAAACAGCAGATACGTCAGACTGTGTTGACCCGGGTGGGGTCTCGGGGTCAGGCGAACCAGCTGGACGAGGCTCCCGAGTCCGAGGAGTCCGAGGTGATAGACCTGACGGGCGGAAAGAAGGATCTGCAGGAGGAAAGCGAGATCTCCAAGCAGCAGCGTGACCGCGAACAGTTTCTACAGCAGCAGAGGGACCTCATGATGAGGCATACCCTTCAGATCTCGAACGAGTCCACGGCCTACAGCGGGAACGGCAGTAGCGGGGGCGGTGGTGGAGGCGGGGGCGGAGGTGGCGGAGGACCTGGAAGCGGGAAAAACAGTCAGTCGTGCGCCAGACCTCTGTCCAGGGCGCTTTCGAGTCCGCTTGTTCACTTGG GTCCTCAGTCTGGAGGCGAGCTGTTCGCCCGATCCTCCTCTCACCGACCCACCACCGGATTGGCCTACGACCCGCTAATGCTGAAACACGCGTGCGTCTGCGGAGAAACGGTGCGCGGCCATCCGGAGCACGGTGGCAGACTGCAGAGTGTCTGGGCTAGACTCTCGGAGACCGGTCTGCTTCAACGATGCGACCGGATCCGATCGCGCAAGGCAACCCTCGAAGAGATACAGACGTGCCACAGCGAGGCGCACGCGCTTCTCTTCG GGACGAATCCGATGAATCGACAAAAGTTGGACGTCTCGAAGCTCTCTCAACTGCCGATCAAGAGTTTCGTTCGGTTGCCTTGCGGCGGAGTGGGCGTCGATTCGGACACCACGTGGAACGAACTGAATACCGCGCCGGCCGCCAGAATGGCAGTAGGCTGCGTGGTCGACCTGGCCTTCAAAACAGTCATGGGCGACATTAAGAACGGCTTCGCGGTCGTGCGACCACCGGGACACCACGCCGAAACCAATCAGGCTATGGGTTTCTGCTTCTTCAATTCGGTCGCTATCGCCGCGAGGTTGCTCCAGCAAAAGCTAGACGTTCGGAAAATCATGATATTGGATTGG GACGTCCACCATGGGAACGGAACGCAGCAGATGTTCTACGACGATCCGCGAGTTTTGTACCTGTCGATACACAGGCACGACGAAGGTAACTTCTTCCCGGGCACCGGCGGGTCCACCGAGTGCGGCGCCGGCGAGGGACTCGGATACAACGTGAACATCGCCTGGTCCGGCGGCCTGAACCCGCCGATGGGAGACGCCGAGTATCTCGCCGCGTTCCGCACGATCGTGATGCCGATCGCCAAGGCGTTCGACCCGAGCATCGTGCTCGTCTCGGCGGGATTCGACGCGGCCGTCGGCCATGCCGCGCCCCTCGGCGGCTACAAGGTCAGCCCGGCCTGCTTCGGCAAGATGACGCAACAGCTTCTCGGCCTGGCGGACGGCAAAGTCGTGCTCGCCCTCGAAGGCGGCTACGATTTGGCCGCCATCTGCGACTCCGCGCAGGAATGCGTGCGGGCGCTGCTCGGCGACGAGCCTAGCCAACTTCGGGAAGAAGAGCTCACCAGGATTCCTTGCCAAAACGCGATCGACACGCTCCAAAAAACTATCGCCGTCCAG ATGTCGCACTGGCCTTGCGTTAAGGTGAACGCTCACACGGTGTCGATGAGCGCGATCGAAGCCGGCCAGAAGGAACGCGACGAAACGGAGACGGTCTCCGCGATGGCCTCTCTATCCATGCAACAGCCTACCAATTTAAC GACCACCTCAGAACATTCCCGCGAAGTCTATGAGGAGCCCATGGAACAGGACGACGGCAAATGA
- the HDAC4 gene encoding histone deacetylase 4 isoform X12 — MQGTVNVGGNRMSSEQPRASAVATTEDVGYRSVEIASAFTHLPQKEMARDTPGSPMSRPRDLVGGVGGATATLTPNVYHTASGDPTTATLHGHALQQKILEPPASGPRASRCSGARSKTRGSVFFQLQQQHQLQQQILRQQYQAQERQLIELHEQQMHQLKVWEQQKQLEEQRREKERLEALRKKDKHDHSAIASTEVKQRLQSFLVNKKQREAAAAANGAIPGTPGYRSWLQPQSESAGTANASHPYRMPQMLQEKFADDFPLRKTDSSSNPESGPNSPPTVGNSQASPTAGGNAAAIQEESENTPYGGPLTSGSQQGSLSDLSLFSSPSMPNISLGRPHVPSGGNTTGTKLATVSEAEVRAAFTARLGMPLTGQMLPGTLPFYPSLTVIEGESGNSGYVHKQMQNMEHPSVTNRQHPQAAVYHSAAAAAAAAAAAAAATSASPITDTQVAHARLQKAGHRPLGRTQSAPLPLGHPMLQGGMMAPQTHYEEYLAEKQLHDQQQAHNYLKQQIRQTVLTRVGSRGQANQLDEAPESEESEVIDLTGGKKDLQEESEISKQQRDREQFLQQQRDLMMRHTLQISNESTAYSGNGSSGGGGGGGGGGGGGPGSGKNSQSCARPLSRALSSPLVHLGPQSGGELFARSSSHRPTTGLAYDPLMLKHACVCGETVRGHPEHGGRLQSVWARLSETGLLQRCDRIRSRKATLEEIQTCHSEAHALLFGTNPMNRQKLDVSKLSQLPIKSFVRLPCGGVGVDSDTTWNELNTAPAARMAVGCVVDLAFKTVMGDIKNGFAVVRPPGHHAETNQAMGFCFFNSVAIAARLLQQKLDVRKIMILDWDVHHGNGTQQMFYDDPRVLYLSIHRHDEGNFFPGTGGSTECGAGEGLGYNVNIAWSGGLNPPMGDAEYLAAFRTIVMPIAKAFDPSIVLVSAGFDAAVGHAAPLGGYKVSPACFGKMTQQLLGLADGKVVLALEGGYDLAAICDSAQECVRALLGDEPSQLREEELTRIPCQNAIDTLQKTIAVQMSHWPCVKVNAHTVSMSAIEAGQKERDETETVSAMASLSMQQPTNLTTTSEHSREVYEEPMEQDDGK; from the exons AAGACGTGGGCTATAGAAGCGTCGAGATCGCGTCCGCGTTTACGCATTTGCCGCAAAAGG AAATGGCCAGGGACACGCCGGGCTCACCCATGTCTAGGCCGCGGGACTTGGTCGGCGGAGTTGGCGGTGCTACGGCCACCTTGACACCCAACGTCTATCACACCGCCTCCGGCGATCCAACCACGGCCACCCTCCACGGTCACGCGCTCCAGCAAAAGATACTAGAG CCGCCGGCCAGCGGACCGCGTGCGTCCCGTTGTTCCGGAGCACGGAGTAAAACCCGCGGATCCGTGTTCTTCCAGCTGCAACAACAACACCAGCTACAGCAACAGATCCTGCGGCAACAGTATCAGGCGCAGGAGCGCCAGCTGATCGAGCTCCACGAACAACAGATGCACCAATTAAAG GTCTGGGAACAGCAGAAGCAACTGGAAGAACAACGAAGGGAGAAGGAGCGGCTCGAGGCGCTCAGGAAGAAGGACAAGCACGATCACAGCGCGATCGCGTCGACGGAGGTCAAGCAACGGCTTCAG AGCTTCCTCGTGAACAAGAAGCAGAGGGAGGCCGCCGCGGCCGCGAACGGTGCCATACCCGGCACGCCCGGATACAGAAGCTG GTTGCAACCGCAGTCGGAATCGGCGGGTACCGCGAACGCCTCGCACCCCTATCGAATGCCGCAGATGCTCCAGGAAAAGTTCGCCGACGATTTCCCTCTTCGTAAAACAG ATTCTAGCAGCAATCCGGAGTCAGGGCCTAACTCACCGCCGACCGTGGGCAACTCGCAGGCGAGTCCAACCGCTGGAGGAAACGCGGCGGCCATACAAGAA GAAAGCGAAAACACCCCCTACGGCGGACCTCTCACCAGCGGCAGTCAGCAAGGCAGCCTCTCGGACCTCTCGCTGTTCAGCTCGCCGTCCATGCCAAATATTTCTCTCGGTAGACCTCATGTTCCGTCCGGTGGCAACACG ACCGGCACTAAGTTGGCGACCGTCTCGGAGGCAGAGGTGAGGGCAGCGTTCACCGCGAGGCTAGGAATGCCGCTGACCGGGCAGATGTTACCCGGCACGTTGCCGTTCTACCCGTCGCTAACGGTGATCGAGGGTGAATCGGGGAATTCTGGCTACGTGCACAAGCAAATGCAGAATATGGAGCACCCGTCGGTGACGAACAGGCAACACCCGCAAGCGGCGGTTTACCACAGCGCCgcggctgcggctgcggctgctgcggcggcggctgcggccACGTCCGCGTCGCCGATCACGGACACGCAAGTAGCGCACGCGAGACTGCAAAAGGCTGGTCACCGGCCTTTAG GCAGGACGCAGTCCGCCCCGTTGCCGTTGGGTCACCCGATGCTACAGGGCGGCATGATGGCGCCGCAGACCCACTACGAGGAGTACCTGGCGGAGAAGCAGCTGCACGACCAGCAGCAAGCGCACAACTACCTGAAACAGCAGATACGTCAGACTGTGTTGACCCGGGTGGGGTCTCGGGGTCAGGCGAACCAGCTGGACGAGGCTCCCGAGTCCGAGGAGTCCGAGGTGATAGACCTGACGGGCGGAAAGAAGGATCTGCAGGAGGAAAGCGAGATCTCCAAGCAGCAGCGTGACCGCGAACAGTTTCTACAGCAGCAGAGGGACCTCATGATGAGGCATACCCTTCAGATCTCGAACGAGTCCACGGCCTACAGCGGGAACGGCAGTAGCGGGGGCGGTGGTGGAGGCGGGGGCGGAGGTGGCGGAGGACCTGGAAGCGGGAAAAACAGTCAGTCGTGCGCCAGACCTCTGTCCAGGGCGCTTTCGAGTCCGCTTGTTCACTTGG GTCCTCAGTCTGGAGGCGAGCTGTTCGCCCGATCCTCCTCTCACCGACCCACCACCGGATTGGCCTACGACCCGCTAATGCTGAAACACGCGTGCGTCTGCGGAGAAACGGTGCGCGGCCATCCGGAGCACGGTGGCAGACTGCAGAGTGTCTGGGCTAGACTCTCGGAGACCGGTCTGCTTCAACGATGCGACCGGATCCGATCGCGCAAGGCAACCCTCGAAGAGATACAGACGTGCCACAGCGAGGCGCACGCGCTTCTCTTCG GGACGAATCCGATGAATCGACAAAAGTTGGACGTCTCGAAGCTCTCTCAACTGCCGATCAAGAGTTTCGTTCGGTTGCCTTGCGGCGGAGTGGGCGTCGATTCGGACACCACGTGGAACGAACTGAATACCGCGCCGGCCGCCAGAATGGCAGTAGGCTGCGTGGTCGACCTGGCCTTCAAAACAGTCATGGGCGACATTAAGAACGGCTTCGCGGTCGTGCGACCACCGGGACACCACGCCGAAACCAATCAGGCTATGGGTTTCTGCTTCTTCAATTCGGTCGCTATCGCCGCGAGGTTGCTCCAGCAAAAGCTAGACGTTCGGAAAATCATGATATTGGATTGG GACGTCCACCATGGGAACGGAACGCAGCAGATGTTCTACGACGATCCGCGAGTTTTGTACCTGTCGATACACAGGCACGACGAAGGTAACTTCTTCCCGGGCACCGGCGGGTCCACCGAGTGCGGCGCCGGCGAGGGACTCGGATACAACGTGAACATCGCCTGGTCCGGCGGCCTGAACCCGCCGATGGGAGACGCCGAGTATCTCGCCGCGTTCCGCACGATCGTGATGCCGATCGCCAAGGCGTTCGACCCGAGCATCGTGCTCGTCTCGGCGGGATTCGACGCGGCCGTCGGCCATGCCGCGCCCCTCGGCGGCTACAAGGTCAGCCCGGCCTGCTTCGGCAAGATGACGCAACAGCTTCTCGGCCTGGCGGACGGCAAAGTCGTGCTCGCCCTCGAAGGCGGCTACGATTTGGCCGCCATCTGCGACTCCGCGCAGGAATGCGTGCGGGCGCTGCTCGGCGACGAGCCTAGCCAACTTCGGGAAGAAGAGCTCACCAGGATTCCTTGCCAAAACGCGATCGACACGCTCCAAAAAACTATCGCCGTCCAG ATGTCGCACTGGCCTTGCGTTAAGGTGAACGCTCACACGGTGTCGATGAGCGCGATCGAAGCCGGCCAGAAGGAACGCGACGAAACGGAGACGGTCTCCGCGATGGCCTCTCTATCCATGCAACAGCCTACCAATTTAAC GACCACCTCAGAACATTCCCGCGAAGTCTATGAGGAGCCCATGGAACAGGACGACGGCAAATGA